The sequence caggccaaagagtctaaaagcggagagagtgctcagttgtagcgcagaaaaacgggccaaagagtctaaaagcggagagagtgctcagttctagcgcagaaaaacaggccaaagagtctaaaagcagcgagagtgaagttgtagcggaaaaaatgggccaaagagtctaaaagtggagagggtgcgcatttctagcacagaaaaacggggcaaaagagtctaaaagcggagagcgtgcgcatttctagtgcagaaaaacaggccaaagagtctaaaagcggagagagtgctcagttgtagcgcagaaaaacgggccaaagagtctaaaagcggagagggtgcgcatttctagcgcagaaaaacaggccaaagactctaaaagcagagagggtgcgcatttctagcacagaaaaacggggcaaaagagtctaaaagcggagagcgtGCGCATTtccagtgcagaaaaacaggccaaagagtctaaaagcggagagagtgctcagttgtagcgcagaaaaacgggccaaagagtctaaaagcggagagagtgctcagttctagcgcagaaaaacaggccaaagagtctaaaagcagcgagagtgaagttttagcggaaaaaaacgggccaaagagtctaaaagtggagagggtgcgcatttctagcacagaaaaacggggcaaaagagtctaaaagcagagagcgtgcgcatttctagtgcagaaaaacaggccaaagagtctaaaagcggagagagtgctcagttgtagcgcagaaaaatgggccaaagagtctaaaagcggagagggtgcacatttctagcgcagaaaaacggggcaaaagagtctaaaagcggagagagtgcacatttctagcacagaaaaatgaggcaaaagagtctaaaagcagagagcgtgcgcatttctagtgcagaaaaacaggccaaagagtctaaaagcggagagagtgctcagttgtagcgcagaaaaacgggccaaagagtctaaaagcagcgagagtgaagttgtagcggaaaaaaacgggccaaagagtctaaaagtggagaggatgcgcatttctagtgcagaaaaacgggccaaaaagagtctaaaagcagagagggtgcgcatttctagcacagaaaaacggggcaaaagagtctaaaagcagagagcgtgcgcatttctagtgcagaaaatcaggccaaagagtctaaaagcggagagagtgctcagttgtagcgcagaaaaacgggccaaagagtctaaaagcggagagagtgctcagttctagcgcagaaaaacaggccaaagagtctaaaagcagcgagagtgaagttgtagcggaaaaaaacgggccaaagagtctaaaagtggagagggtgcgcatttctagcacagaaaaacggggcaaaagagtctaaaagcggagagcgtgtgcatttctagtgcagaaaaacaggccaaagagtctaaaagcggagagagtgctcagttgtagcgcagaaaaacgggccaaagagtctaaaagcggagagggtgcgcatttctagcgcagaaaaacggggcaaaagagtctaaaagcggagagagtgctcagttgtagcgcagaaaaacgggccaaagagtctaaaagcggagagagtgctcagttctagcgcagaaaaacaggccaaagagtctaaaagcagcgagagtgaagttgtagcggaaaaaaacgggccaaagagtctaaaagtggagagggtgcgcatttctagcacagaaaaacggggcaaaagagtctaaaagctgccataattaaggagtttaatattaagaaacatcatgaaattaaacatcaatttgaaaaatcttagtttacacaacactgtcaaagatgaaggtagtaagtcaagtaaaatggtgtgtaaatgtaataatcaggaaaaaagtattatttaaagtggtatatttcattatttgttttattacagagtgtggcccgtgacttcaaatatatttctccttctggcccccaacaaaaaacgtttggacacccctgatctatggcattacatcaatgtcaaaagtcgggggcgcaaaaaaaTGTACCTGTCTGTACATTTTGTGTGCAAATGTACTGATCGTGAGCGCAAATGTGAAACTGAAAAAGGGAATCATGTGCACACTAAACAAAATATCACTCTCGATCTTTACTTTTCTCCctcttgggtgtttttttttcttgaattcACAGTGGTCCTCATGCGTTATGCGAATTGCCTGCGGCTGTTCTTTTTGCTTGAGTGAGGCTACTGCGCTCGAGTGTTGAAGGGGTGATTTTGACTGTTTGTGGGTGGGGTCAGGGTCACCTatctcagcgaatgctattggccgaTATAGGTATAGCCGATACAGTAGATGGTGACGGACCACCTACTAAACAGCCGAATTCATACAACAAATCTCCAGAGACTGGAGCCGGTCgctccagtgtgtgtgtagtggtccACACTACTAATATTTGTTATTCCCAACTTGTTATTTATTATCATATTAATATTAGTTGTTGTACTAGTACTAGTATTATTGTTGTAGGACTATCATTGTCATGTATATTCTGCCACATATTTAGGACCTAAAGTGGAGTTATGAATATAACTTAATCTTGGGAGATTGATCCacacccttactcctcccactcaccACCGtatatataaaccgtcacttcatCTCAACCTGCGTGTTGAACAATTTCGCACCCACcttctccccatcttcctccttctttccttatcccttttctctttctgtatctcttctTGTGGTGGGGCTTAAGCTTCCTCTGAGTTTGACCCCCCCAACCCACTAGCAAATGTAGTCTTATTAAAACGCCCCTCCAATACACTCAACAAATGTTAAGCTTACTGTACTACACAGTTAACACACATCTTCCTACCTTGCAAACTTTCATTTCCTCCTTGTCAGGTTTTCCACAGTAGATATGCTTGTAGTTTGGGCCAGTTTCAGAAGCTTCTGGACACTCAGTCTTGATGAGGGCATTAACTTCCATGCACATCAAATCTCCTGCAGCTGGACCTAAAGTAACATTTCTCAGTTACTCTTCTTTGATATACTGAACCATATGTGTCTGATTAAATATCAGTTTGTGGTTGGTCAAATTGTCTGGAAATGATTTTTTCCACTGTACAAATATCAAAATGGAAAGCTATTTTATCAATAAAAATATCGTTTTTTTATACTTCAGGTCAAATATCCAACATTTGTAACTATGAACAAAAGCCCATCCGGTCACCTAACATATTAGCTTTATTAGCTAATTagcaaattaaaaatatgtaaaagaacaacaaggaatttgaaataaaaataaaataagaataaagcatgaataaaacatacatgattaaaacaaagagaagtaaaatgaaaaacgtaaaagaacaacaaggaattggaaataaaattaaaataagaataaaacataatataaaagtgccgttacagaataaaagtgggcggagctgcagtgttttaaactgagctgaaagcctgatcaaacatgtaggttttcagtctggattttaacatgtttagtgttggagctcttctaacactctctgttaactggttccatttaagagcagcgtagtaactAAACGccgcctctccgtgtttagtttttactttaggcagctctaactgagcagttcctgatgatctgagagttctgcttggctcatactgctggagctcattagataaatatgctggtcctgcaccattaagacatttatagaccagtaacagtatcttaaagtctattctgtaacatactggtatccagtgcagggatttaaggatgggggtgatgtgctctcttcttttacttctagtcagaactctggctgctgaattctataagaaagagactgggcaagtgccaagacaaaaaacactgctgagcaaaaagaacatttagGCTTGTCTCAGCTTGCCAGAAAAcaccttgatgatccccaagactcttGTGAAAATATTCTGTGAACTCAAGACAAAAGTTgaatttttggaaggtgtgtgtcccgtgaCATCTGATATGAAAGTATcaccgcatttcagaaaaagaacatcaaacCTAAAGTAAATGATGGTCTGgggcagcaggacaatgatccaaaacacaccagcatgtCCAGTTCattgcaagttactgcaaacgCTTAATCGCAGTTGTTGCTGCTTTTTTGCCttattaataaaaacttttatttaaaaaaaatcattttgtgtttatttgtgttgtatttgactaatattcacatttgtttgatgatctcaAAAATTAAAgagtgacaaaaataaaaaagaaatcatgaagtggacaaacactttttcacactactgtatgtctattgctgctgctgctgctgttactaaTACCACTACTACTGTATTTGCTTCTCACCTTCTTCAGAAGTGGCTCCTTTTCCAGAAAGCTGTAATTTCTGTCCAGCACTGGGGGTCACACATGTTGAGGGCAGCATAGCCGCCTTAATGTTAGTGGATTTTGGAAGCTTCAGTAATATGATGGGCTCATATAATGGATGGCGGATATTGGCGTTGTCAATGGtcatttgttgttttttacttGCGGATATCTTTGGGTGGCCACCAAGCTCCACTTTCAATGTGCTAATGAgagtaaaaaaatacaataaataagcaaatattagACACAAAACACATATCAGAAGAGAGAACTAATTTcagctacagtggcttgcaaaatcaTTCATACCGCtttaacttttccatattttgtcaccttacaaccacagacTTAAATGTATTTGATTGAGATTTCAAGTGATAGACAAAAACAAAGCATTgcatcattgtgaagtggaatgaaaatgatacatggcttTCAAAATTTGTATCAAATAAAAttccaaaaagtgtgatgtgcTATTTACTCTAaagcccctaaataaaatccagtgcaattaaCTGCTTGAGTTAatgagtccagctgtgtgtagcTTAGTCACACCTGTtgtgtgaaggcctcagtggtttgttagagaacactagtgaacaaacagcatcatgaagagcaAGGAACTCAACAAACAGGTCAGATATAAAGTTTtgtagaagtttaaagcagggttaggtcattaaaacacatcccaagctttgagcatcccaatgaacactgttcaatccatcatccaaaaatagaaaaagtaatctacacctgcaaacctacagAGTCATGGCCGTCCacacaaactgacagatcaagcaaggagagcactggttaaagaagcagccaagagacccatggtcactctggatgtgctgcagaaatccacaactcaggtgggagaatctgtatgCAAGAAgacaactatcataagtcatgcactccacaaatatggcctttatggaagagtgtcagGAAGAAATCCATTGTTCAAAGAAACATATGgattgctgtttgcagttgcagcaaacatgtggaagaaggtgctgtggtcagatgagaccaatgttgaactttctggcctaaattCAAAGCATTATTTTTTGGGGAGGAAAGCTAACACTGCTCATTACTCTGaaaacaccatccccactgtgaaaaatggtggtggcagcattatgctttagagatgcttttcttcagcaggaacagggaagctggtcagagttaaagGGGCAATCcaggaagaaaacctgttgaaggcaacaaaacACTTGAGActaggaaggagattcaccttccagcaagacaatgaccctaaacatacagccaaagctacagtggaatggtttagatcaaagaatattcatgtgttagaatggcccagtcttaaattgcattgagcttctgtggtaAGAAGTAAAACTTTGTTGTTGACAGATGCTCTCCATGtaacttggctgagcttgagctgttttataaagacgAATGGGGCAAAATcacagtctctagatgtgcaaagctggtagagacaaaccccaaagcattacagttgtaattgcggtgaatggtggctctactaagtatggATATAGGGGTGCTGAAAACTTTTCCATGTCACACTTTTCTGATTTTCATTtgttaaaaatgttgaaaaccatgtatcattttcgtttatgcaatactttgtgtttgtgtatcacttaaaatctcaataaaatacatttaagtatgtggttgtaaaatgacaaaatgtggaaaagttcaagggatatgaatacttttgcaagcattTGCCCAATATGGAACAgctttaaatgtaatattatatgaTTTTCTGACCCGTCTAAACCGCCATAGCAGTGTGATGCAGTGATCACCCATTGCTTATGTATGAGTGTGCCACCGCAGTTTATGGGGGGATCACCGCTGATAGGTTCGTACAGCACCTGCACGTGGTGGAGTCTCTCTGTTTCGACACACGAATGTGCAGACACCAACCGCTTCTCAATTTCTGAGGATGTTACACCTAAAATGATACCAATAGGTTTTAGTGCGCAAAATCATTTAGTACACAGACacagatgtatatattttaacatagtaATATATAATGTAGTGTAACAAACCTTTTTTTACATAaggtaataaaaaacaataatccacaatgaaaaagtaaaaagtattaatacaaaataatgttgcataaaatgtgaaattaaagaactattaaaaaatatataattgaataaaacatgaataaaagtaagtatataaaaatacacttaaataaaTTGTCAATgtagatgttttatttatttatttattttatttagttgttttttgcattttttttattttggtgtaTAGTGGCACTAAGCTATTCATCTTTCAAATTTCCAGGTGATGTGTGACTTATCTTCCTATTCATGTGTTtctctttaataataaacaagaTTTTCTCCCCAATACAATCCTTCAGGATTATCTTTCAGAATTCTGATGGATTGTTAATACCCAATTTCCCTGCTGTAAATATGAATTAATTGTATTGGTCATcatagtaaatacagtaaatatgaacACAACAAGTAGTTTTATCACCTTTACACATGAAACATTAGCAATTCTTAGTATTAACTAATATCATTATAGTTGTGCTGTTAAtgtgcggtttctgaggctggtaactcaaaTAATCTTTTCCTATGCAACATTGTTAactcttgttttttgtttgtttttttctggggctgtcctgatgaaagccagtttcatcaaaacgttTTTTGATGGTATgagggatactttcaaagttcttgaattttttcagatttttttaaagatttcttaaagttgttcttgccacaatatggattaaaacattactcaaatagggctattcactgtatacctactctacctcttcacaactttacacctgatgctctctaacacattaaaagagcaagaaattcaagttaattatcatcttgctgcagatggtgtcactgtgcatcggtcaacaatacagctcaCTTTTTGTATGACCAAACAACTCAATCtttgtttcatcagtccacaggaccttcttccaaaattaagctggcttgtccaaatgtgcttttgcacacctcaggcgactctgtttgtggtgtgcttgcagaaatggcttctttcgcatcactc comes from Astyanax mexicanus isolate ESR-SI-001 chromosome 17, AstMex3_surface, whole genome shotgun sequence and encodes:
- the LOC111193832 gene encoding trypsin-like codes for the protein MVKTIFLLLSLLAVGVTSSEIEKRLVSAHSCVETERLHHVQVLYEPISGDPPINCGGTLIHKQWVITASHCYGGLDGTLKVELGGHPKISASKKQQMTIDNANIRHPLYEPIILLKLPKSTNIKAAMLPSTCVTPSAGQKLQLSGKGATSEEGPAAGDLMCMEVNALIKTECPEASETGPNYKHIYCGKPDKEEMKVCKGDSGSGVLKKEQVKGMFNKKKIVDILYGVLISGHGECEDKFVFADICSNSLKKWVDTVLKS